AGCGCAATCATCTCTAAAGATTGATTTTCCAGACTTTTTTCTTGTTCGTTAATGGCGTGGTCGCCATCAATCACTTGCTCTGCCAAACTCCGATCGTGACTGACAAAAGCACGAACCGCCTTATTCAATTGAGCAGAAACTTGCGTGCCCATCGAATAAAATTGATTGTGAAGTTTGTTCAGGTCTTCTTCAAATTGTGTACGCAACATAAAATACTCCTCTTTCTTTGTGAAAATGTTTAGGTCTATTATACCATTTTACTGACCAAACTGCCCACTTGACTTTAAAAACTAGAGAAAATGCTGACGGATTCTATTTTTAATTTTCGTCAGTATTTTCTCTGTCAAATTCACTTTTTTTGTGACTTTTAGCCAAATTTTCCAGAAATATAATCCGATGTTTCTTGCTTTTCAGGCGTCAAGAAAATACTTTTCGTATCATTATACTCAATCAAATTTCCATTCAACATAAATGCTGTTCGATCAGAAATCCGCGAAGCTTGTTGCATACTGTGCGTTACGATAGCAATCGTATAATCTTCCTTAAGTTCAAGCATCGTTTCCTCAACACGAGCTGCCGAAATCGGATCCAGCGCAGATGTTGGTTCATCCATCAAAATAATTTCTGGATTGACCGCAAGCACCCGTGCAATACAAACCCGCTGCTGCTGACCACCAGAAAGCCCCAGTGCCGAACTGTGCAAAATATCCTTGACCTCGTCCCAGATATTTGCCGCTTTAAGCGAATTTTCAACCACTTCATCGAGTAAAGCCTTGTCTTTTTCACCCTTAAGTCGCAAACCATATACTACATTTTCATAAATTGAGAACGGAAATGGATTCGGCTGTTGGAAAACCATCCCAATCTCCTTGCGCAAATCAACGGTGTCCACCTTTGGGCTATAAATATTTTTTCCCTTATACTCGATTGCCCCCGTGATTGTCACCGTT
The DNA window shown above is from Lactococcus sp. S-13 and carries:
- the pstB gene encoding phosphate ABC transporter ATP-binding protein PstB; this encodes MEKEAVLTVSDLSLYYSKKKALNNINMTFYKNEITALIGPSGCGKSTLLRSINRMNDLIPTVTITGAIEYKGKNIYSPKVDTVDLRKEIGMVFQQPNPFPFSIYENVVYGLRLKGEKDKALLDEVVENSLKAANIWDEVKDILHSSALGLSGGQQQRVCIARVLAVNPEIILMDEPTSALDPISAARVEETMLELKEDYTIAIVTHSMQQASRISDRTAFMLNGNLIEYNDTKSIFLTPEKQETSDYISGKFG